From the Cyanobacteria bacterium FACHB-DQ100 genome, the window CGACTGCTAGAGCAACGGCTTGGCTGGCAATTTGCATACCCAAATCAATTAATTTAACCTGTCGAACTCCAGCAGAAGGGTTCCCTGGATCAAGCTTCCACAAGCTCTCGACAGTCGCCCAAAGCGTCTCGTCATCTCGCGTCTCTCGCAGTAAGTTGATTAGTGCTTGAATCGCTCCAGCGTGACCTGTTCCACTCTCGCCAAGTTGTTTCGCAATTCGCCGGCGTTGGAACTCATCCGTTTCGCACTGAAGCTGATGAATCAGTGCAGCAATGTTATTGGGTTCTGCGGAGGAATTCTCGTTAAGATCACTACTACGAGTCGCGATCGCCGTTGTAGGCGCAGCTTCCATCCAGTTAGAAACCATTTGCCATCCCGTTTCCATCAATCCGTTAAACCATTGGCTCAGATTGATACGGTGCTGAGCAGCCGTCTCGCGTTCCACCGCGATCGCAGACTGTAACACCTGCTCTGTTTGCTGAATCCCCTTCAGATAGACCCGATAAGCAGCGATCGGGACAGTTAAAACATCGCTCCAGGCTTCCTCTCGCCGATGGAATGCGTCCAGTGCGGCGTCGGCTGCTGCGGATTGCTGACCAATCTTTAGTCCTGATGCTTGAATGTCTTGAGATGGGAAATCCTTTGCGGCTCCCGCGTGGAAGTCATCGATCGTAAGTAACCAGTCATATACCTGCCGCGACAAACGCTGTCCAACAGGATTCAATAAATTGCAAGCTAGCATTTCTCGAATATGCCAGGTTTCTGCCAGCACATCGCAATTTAATCCGGAAATTTCGATTGGAATGAAGATATCGGTCACGCTCAGAAACTGAATCTCCAGCGAGAACACCATAACAGAAATCGGCTGCCACGGTTCCTCTAGGTCTGACTCTGCATCAGTCACAATCATGACGTAGCGAGGGTCAGTCCCCTGTAAAAAGTTCTGTGCGGGTTCAGAGAACCACTGTTCCGATCGCGACAATTTTAGGGGAGATTGTATCGATCGACTAACCTCCCAGATCTCACCCGGTTGTGGTAGCCGGAGAGCAAAATTGTCTTGCTTAGTTAATCTGGATTTTGGGTCTACATACATGGCTAACTCTACAAGTCTAGGCAAGTGGGCTGATAGGTTTCTGATTTTAATTAACGAGCGATCGCCTGTCTCTATTCCAAAACTAACGAATCTTTACCATTGTGCGGTCGATCGACGCTGCTTGCCTTTGCGTTTGCCAATCGCCTGATGTTCCTGCTGAATCGCTTCAGGGCGCAGAATTCCTAACCGCTCAGAAACTTGACTCACCATCTCTTTCCAGCGCTTCGAGGCTTCCCCCTGACTCACGCCTAATGCGATCGCCAGTTGAGTTTGCGTTTTTCCTTGCACCTGTCCCTGCCAGAGTGTCATATAACCCCGCTGAGGAAGCCGTTGATCCAGTTCTTGAATGGCTGCGATCGCCTGTAGCACCAGGTCAGTTTGCTCCAAGCTATCTAGAGCATCGAACTCAGCCGCGATCGTTTCAGACAGGGCTAAATCTGTTCCTGGAATCACTGCATCTAAGCTGGCACAATGACGATGCTTTTCCTTGCGAACTAAATCAATGATCTCAAACCGTGCGACAGTGAGCGCCCAGCGATCAAATTCATCAGCGCCACCCTGTCTAAATTTGCCACTTCTAACTGCTTGTAATACTTTCATTTGAGCCGATTGGGCTGCATCTTCCCAGACGATCGTGCTTCCGCGAGTGTACTTGCGGGCAATTCTCTCAAGTCGCTGAGTAAAGTCTGAAGCAATCAAACGAGATTCATGGAGATGCGGCTCTAAAGCCAGTTGTAAAGCCATAGAAAACTGTCCTTCCTGATGATGGAGGCGATTTGGAAGACAACAAATAGGTAGACGTAGTAGCGGACTCCGATTGTAGAAAAAATGTTCCTGAGAGTGATTCTTTTCAGAAGCAACAAAACTGTCTTACCAAATTTCGGAATAATTCTTTCCGCTCACCCGTTGATCAGAAGTAACAACAACAGTTGAATGATCAATCTGCGGAGGAAGTATGAAAAGAAGCGTGTCTGCACTCATGACTGTAGGACTGTTAATGCTGAGCACTGCACCTGCATTAACAGCAATTATTCCGATCTCTGGACGTGGCTTAACGGGAACTCGGAGTTTGTCTCGTGGAGTCGCAGTTCCATCCGGATTAAACAGCTTTAGCTTTAATTTTGAGAATGGAGATCACCATATTAAGGGAATTACGGCATTGCCGAATGATCTCCGAACAACAGTGGGATTTATCGACAATGATGGCAATGATCCCTATCAAGTTTCACTCCAGGTTGAAAATGATTTGGGAGCAGGTGCTCGATCGGTGTTTGCTCTGGATAACCGAACCTGCAATGGTGGAACCTGCCGAGTCAGGCTGCCTGTTCCTTGTGGCTCTCAAAACACCTTTGTCCTGACTGGATTTTCCTTCCAATTCAAAGATGGCGATCATCAGATCAAGAAGGTTGCCATTAAGCGAATTGAGGATGAACTGGAAGTCTCTTTCGGAGATAAAACACCAACCGACCCATATGTTTGGAGCGTTCAGTATGCGATCGTACCTCGCGCCAATCTAGCCAGTGAGCAAACCATCCGTCGGGCGACGAATGGTTCTGCCAGAGCCGCCCGATTGCCGGGTCGAGCCGTTATTCAGGGCTTCAGCTTTGAGTTCACCAGGGACGACCATCATCTGCGCGATTTCAAAGTTGATTTACAGAATAACCAAGTGGCAATCAACTTCCGAGATAATAACCTGGATGACCCCGTTAATTGGTCAGTTGACTATGGGGTGCTGCGCTAATTCTTATTAGCCCTGGGTTGCATCTTTGGGCATTGCAGAATGCCCTCATCCTATTTTCTGCAATGCCCATTTTTGTCTTTCACAACTGCAATCAAACCATCAATACAGCTATGAACATTAAACCCCTAGTCATTGTTCTTCCAACCCTCATTTCTACCCTTGCTGTTTCTCCTGCGATCGAAGCCGTTTCCTGGACTCGTATTAATGCGCTGCCTAACACAGCACAAAAAATTGCAGCCTGTCCAAATGGAATGATGTATGTGCTACACCGAGAGGGTCGTGTCTTAGCAAATCGCAGTAGTGGACGTGGATCAGGCTGGCAACGCATCAATACAGACACTCCAACCGATGCCAGTGCCATAACAAACCTTCTCTGTGCTGGTAACAAGCTGCATCTTGTCAAAAACAGTCGGGTCTTTCGGAATGATGGAACGGATGCTGCTCCCCGTTGGGTATATGCTGGAAATTTTCGCGATCGCACCCCAAGCGCTGCTCCATTTGCTGTCAGTGGAGCCTCTATAGATGCGGGTCGTGTGAGTTTGTCTGACTATTTCGCCCTATTTGCGTCTCCTGATGGAACTGCACTAACTAGATCGGCACTAACGTTACAATCCCAGCGACGCATTGGACTTCCCCAAAGTGCGATCGCCATTGCTGGAGCTGGAGATAGTTTGGCTCGAATCTCTCGCGTTTTTGCTCTAAATACGGATCGAACCCTTTGGCTCAATTCTGGAGCAGGCTGCGATCCGGCATGGCGGCGCATTGATCGTCCCGTTGCAGCCGAGCAAATTGCTGCCAAAAGCGTAGAGCAGCTTTATGCGCTGAATACCGACAAAACGCTGTGGGAAGGACAATTGCGTCGAACCGTTAGCACCGTTGGTTTAGGCGATCGCGAGATTAATTCGATTAACGCCGTTGCCTTGCGAGGAACGCGATTCACCCTCGATCGCAAGCGCGGAACCAATGACATGGAGTTGAGAATTACACCCTCTCGATTCTTGCAAAATGCAGGATTGAACAACTCTACTCAGGAGTTGGGAGGAGTCATGGTTCCTGGAATTCTGGGAGCACGTCATGCCGTTTGGATCAGCAATCTCAATTCCAATGATTTACAACTCCGGCTCACCCCCGACGCGATCGTTCTAGAAATGGGTTTTGCTCCAGGTGGGAAAATCACTGTAGATACGGCAATTCGGGGCAACTGGGACATTCGCAATGCTAAATTAACCCTGACTTTAGGCATTAACTATGATCTCTGTGGTCTTGCTCGGCTGACTCTGAAATCAACTCGATTTGATGCCCGACTCGATGGGGATGTGGTAGGCAGTTTCATTGGCAATTTTGAAAATGTCAGAGAGCGGATTGAAGCGGCGATCAACACTAGGGTGCCTGAGTTTCTCAATCAGCCAGAGGTTGCGGGTGCCCTCCGGGGGGCACTGGTTCAAATGGTTCCCGCACTGCCACCTTCAGCATTCTCAACACCTCGTCCAACAAATCCGCCTCATACCTTAATTGGATGGACAACAGGCATTCGCAACGGACGTTTCACCTATACTGTTGAGGGTGACTAGCGCAGGCTGGCGAGAATACCTAACGCTTTAAAACTCAGCTCTCACGACAGCTTCATTACGATCAAAATTGATCAGCACCTGAAGCGACGAGTCGCTTTTCTGTGGAGTCTCTCAAAAACTGTCCGAAGTATTGCGAATTGCATTACTACAATTTGATCGACCGACAAAGCGGTGAGTTTTGAAAGCGATAGACGACTCAAAACGAGTCCAATAGCTGATTGATTTCTTTCTCGCGATGCTGAAGACGTTCAGCCAACAACCCAACAATAAATCGATGAATGCTCGCTGCCAGCATCGGATCGGTGTTTTCAAGCTGCTCGAACGATTCTGTCGATAGAAAATATAGCGTGCTGGGTTTGTCTGCAACCACCGATGCCATGCGGACTGTCCGGCGATACAGCCCCATTTCTCCGATCGTGTTGCCGATCGTGTAGGTACGAATCCGTTTGTTTTGACCATTGCTCAATTTCAAAACAACACTCACTTGTCCCGATGCCACAAAGTAGAGTCCATCAAACGGATCGCCCTGATGGAATAGATATTCATCTTCGGCAACCTGACAAACCTCTAGACACTTCATCAAGCGATCGACCTGACGCGGATCAGGAAAATCAGCCTTTAGACAAGCGGCGAGTGCGGCATCAGGAGACTGAAACTCCTCTTCGGTCAGCGATTGATATTGCTGCAAAATTTGTTGCTCATACCATTCCAATCCTCGATCTAAGTCATCAAAGAGATGGCAAACTTCATGATCTAAACAATCGCCCTGCTCTAATCGCTGATGCGCCGCAGAAGACAGATGGGTGTAAATCAAGTGAACCTGCTTCTGATGCGCTACCTGCTTCAGTTTGGCAAAGCTAAGAACGGCTGAGGCATCTAGCCCACTCACCAGCCGAAAATCGAGGATCACATAATGAACAGGCGGTAACTCATGATTGTTAATGCGATCGCGGACTTGATTGAGCAATTTATTTGCCGTTCCAAAAAAGATCAAGCCCTGCAATTCCACAATGTAAGCTTGCTCACCTTGTTCTTCTAGGATTTCCAACTCTTCAGACGTGCGGAGGACATTGCTGTGATGATAGGTTCCTGTGCTGATGCGTCGAACCACAGTGAGCCGGCTGTAGTTAATTACAAACAACACGATCGCCGCCCCTAGCCCGACGGCGATCGCTTGCAAAAAGCCAATGGTCGTCGTCACAATCACAATCAGCACAATGATGGCATAATCGGCACGCGCAAACTTAAACCAAGCTTCGTAGAGCCATTCATTAAAAAACTCAACTGTAATCAACAGTGGCATCCCAATCAGAATGAATTTCGGGAATAGCGATAACAAGGGCGCTCCACCCAGCATCATTGCGAGGCAAAGGGCTGCAATAATCCAACCCACCAATCGCCCTCGCGCCCCCACTTGGTAGGACAACGCATTCTCTCCAGCGCTGGCAAATCCACCGACTCCACCACCAATCCCTGCAACTAAGAACGCCACTCCCGATGCTTTCAATTCCTGATTCAGATCGAGATCGCGGGAAGCCACAAGCTCAACACCATTAGAATGCAGCAACAATGCGATCGCGGAGATCAGCCAAAGTGCCGCTAAGGTTGGAATTTGCTGAGCAATCACGCTCCAATTTGCTTGCTGGACTGCGGCAAGACTGGCAAAGTGATACAGTCCACCTGCGGGAACACTGCCCAAAATCCAACCCCGTTGGCTGGCATCCGCGATCGAAGTTCCGGTGAGCGCTAGAGCAGCGTAAAACAGCGCGATCGAGCCAAGAATAATACCTGGATAAACGAAACTACTATTAATTCGTTGGGGTAACACAAACATTGCCGCCGCAAATAAGGCAGCCGGAAGCCATTGCAGTAAAACATTCACCTGAAAGAAAGCAGCCAGAGAAAAAGGCTGTAAATCCAGCCCTGAAACCGACTGAAACGCTGCCACAAACAACAATGCTCCAATGCCTGCCAGAAAGCCTCCCACCACCGGATAGGGAATGTATCGCACGAAACTTCCCAAGCGAAACCAACCCAATCCCAGGAAAATGATGCCTGTGATCAGGCTATTCACCGCAAAGGTGGCAACAACGGTCATTAGCTTTTGCTCGATTGGGGCATCCGGCATTGCTGCCACAATTTGCTTCGCAATCAAGCTGAAAATCGGAACTGTGACTTCTGCGATCGTCGCCACGATCGCAGGGTATGAACTGAGCGCAGTCACAACCGTACTAATAATGACCGAGCTAAAGAGCAACAGCCCGATTCCAAAGGGCATAAACGGTGCGAGATCGCCTGAGAAAATCAGAGCGCCAAACGATACAGCACTCGTGACGGTGAGCAGACCCATAATTGCGCCTGCAATGCTATTGGAGACGATCGGGCTTGTCCCTAAGTTAGACTTTGCGATAAGAGTCACTGTAATTAGAAGATGAATATAGAAAAATAATGTCTGGATGTGCTTATCGTATAGAACTCCATTCAACTTTAGGGAATCAAACGCCAAATTTCCTGCCTCAGAAGTAAGTTGAAGCAATTTACAATCAGTCTTTTGGCATAAGACAGGGCACATAATTGACTGTTGAAGTGCTGTGCTATACCAAGTTGATTTGTGGACGCGACAGATCCTCGCCCCCTAAATCCCATTCTGCGGGAACTTTGAGTGTGGTCTGTTGTGTTCTATGTTTAATTCGGCATTACCTCAGTTCAGATTTATACCTGCTCTAACGCTCTAATATAGTGACCGTCTAGGCGGGGTTAGTGCAGGTGCGGAAGGATTAGCAGAATGAATTAAGTCACCTCTGTCGAAAGATGTTTATTGTCTAAACGCTATTAATCTTGAGATGTTCTGCCCTTGATCAAGGGTCATAGTTCTTACTGCATTGATTCAGTGTCGAGTAGATGCGGCTTGCTCTGTATCACCACATTCAATCTCAGGGAAAAACCATAAAAGTAGAAACGTCTATGTTTAGCTTGTTTAACCGCTTTCCGGCTCAATTAACTCAGTGGATACTGGCTGGATTACTCGTACCGATCGTAGCCCTCAACGTATGGCTACTCTTCAAAGCGGTTCACTTGGCTCAACCTCTGGTTTCAATTCTTGTTTCAGCAGCATTACTGGCGTTTCTTCTCAATTATCCGGTACAACTAATTCAGAAATGGGGACTCGATCGCAAGTATGCGGTTACCAGTGTGGTGGTCATGTTCTTTGGCTTGCTCATCGGCGCAAGTATTACCATCCTGCCTCAATCGTCTGAAGAACTTGGCGAATTCATCAGCGCATTGCCGACTCGGATACAATCCACTCAGCTAAAGCTTCAGATTCTGCAAGATTGGGCAATGCAGCATCATATTCCAATTCGGCTCAATCAGTGGACAGCTCAGTTTACTGATGGCTTACCCGATCGCATACACACGCTCGGAAATAATGCCGTTAATCTAATCTTTAGTGCGTTGGGCAGTGCGTCTAACTTAGCCTTAACAGGAATTTTCACCGTCTATCTTTTATTTGACGGATCGCAACTTTGGAACGGAATTGCTCAACGATTACCGAGTCAAAAAATTGCGCAAATTCAGCGCTCGCTCCAGCAGCACTTTGAGGACTATTTCACCGGACAGGCAATTATGGCGATCGTGTCTATTGTTGCACTGACGGTCGTTTTCTTGATCCTCAGAATCCCGTTTCCATTGCTGCTCGGATTGTTCATCGGCACATTATCGATTTTTCCCTTTGGTGCTACGCTGGCAAGCTTCATCAGTGCATTGCTCATCGCAGCCGATGATCCAGGTTTAGGGCTTTGGCTACTCGGATCGTCGATCGTGACGAATCAAGCGATTGATCAATTGATTACACCCCGCTTGATGGGAAAGCTGGTTGGGCTAAGACCATTTTGGATATTGCTTGCCTTACTGGTTGGAGCGAAGCTAGGTGGATTGATTGGAGTCATAATAGCGGTGCCGATCGCAAGCTGTCTGAAAGATATCCTTCAGGGATTTCCGAGTTCTGTCTCCTCGTCTGACGCTCTTCCTGCTGCTCCTGTCCCTTCAGAAATACATAGCTGATTGTGCTTGCGATCGCTGAGTATCTTAAAGAAGTGGCGCGTTATCAGGCTTGCCTGTGGAGGATTAAGGGATGCTACCTGAGTTTTTGCCTGCGTCAGCGAGTGCGATCGAGGATGCGGATGCGATCGCTCTGCTGCAACAACTCCAGCGTCGATCAATTCAAACTTCACTAGAGTCAGAAACAATAGAGATTGCAACGGCTTATGTTTATGCAGCGTGTGAGCAATCAACAACCCCGATCGTTTTGCTTCCCGGATTTGATAGTTCACTACTAGAGTTCCGA encodes:
- a CDS encoding DUF1822 family protein, with amino-acid sequence MIVTDAESDLEEPWQPISVMVFSLEIQFLSVTDIFIPIEISGLNCDVLAETWHIREMLACNLLNPVGQRLSRQVYDWLLTIDDFHAGAAKDFPSQDIQASGLKIGQQSAAADAALDAFHRREEAWSDVLTVPIAAYRVYLKGIQQTEQVLQSAIAVERETAAQHRINLSQWFNGLMETGWQMVSNWMEAAPTTAIATRSSDLNENSSAEPNNIAALIHQLQCETDEFQRRRIAKQLGESGTGHAGAIQALINLLRETRDDETLWATVESLWKLDPGNPSAGVRQVKLIDLGMQIASQAVALAVALVRKENQQVGVLLQVYPPENEPYLPANLKLVLLNASGQVLREVVARQSDVYIQLKFSGEPREAFSVRVELGAASITENFVI
- a CDS encoding sigma-70 family RNA polymerase sigma factor; this encodes MALQLALEPHLHESRLIASDFTQRLERIARKYTRGSTIVWEDAAQSAQMKVLQAVRSGKFRQGGADEFDRWALTVARFEIIDLVRKEKHRHCASLDAVIPGTDLALSETIAAEFDALDSLEQTDLVLQAIAAIQELDQRLPQRGYMTLWQGQVQGKTQTQLAIALGVSQGEASKRWKEMVSQVSERLGILRPEAIQQEHQAIGKRKGKQRRSTAQW
- a CDS encoding SLC26A/SulP transporter family protein — protein: MTLIAKSNLGTSPIVSNSIAGAIMGLLTVTSAVSFGALIFSGDLAPFMPFGIGLLLFSSVIISTVVTALSSYPAIVATIAEVTVPIFSLIAKQIVAAMPDAPIEQKLMTVVATFAVNSLITGIIFLGLGWFRLGSFVRYIPYPVVGGFLAGIGALLFVAAFQSVSGLDLQPFSLAAFFQVNVLLQWLPAALFAAAMFVLPQRINSSFVYPGIILGSIALFYAALALTGTSIADASQRGWILGSVPAGGLYHFASLAAVQQANWSVIAQQIPTLAALWLISAIALLLHSNGVELVASRDLDLNQELKASGVAFLVAGIGGGVGGFASAGENALSYQVGARGRLVGWIIAALCLAMMLGGAPLLSLFPKFILIGMPLLITVEFFNEWLYEAWFKFARADYAIIVLIVIVTTTIGFLQAIAVGLGAAIVLFVINYSRLTVVRRISTGTYHHSNVLRTSEELEILEEQGEQAYIVELQGLIFFGTANKLLNQVRDRINNHELPPVHYVILDFRLVSGLDASAVLSFAKLKQVAHQKQVHLIYTHLSSAAHQRLEQGDCLDHEVCHLFDDLDRGLEWYEQQILQQYQSLTEEEFQSPDAALAACLKADFPDPRQVDRLMKCLEVCQVAEDEYLFHQGDPFDGLYFVASGQVSVVLKLSNGQNKRIRTYTIGNTIGEMGLYRRTVRMASVVADKPSTLYFLSTESFEQLENTDPMLAASIHRFIVGLLAERLQHREKEINQLLDSF
- a CDS encoding AI-2E family transporter; amino-acid sequence: MRLALYHHIQSQGKTIKVETSMFSLFNRFPAQLTQWILAGLLVPIVALNVWLLFKAVHLAQPLVSILVSAALLAFLLNYPVQLIQKWGLDRKYAVTSVVVMFFGLLIGASITILPQSSEELGEFISALPTRIQSTQLKLQILQDWAMQHHIPIRLNQWTAQFTDGLPDRIHTLGNNAVNLIFSALGSASNLALTGIFTVYLLFDGSQLWNGIAQRLPSQKIAQIQRSLQQHFEDYFTGQAIMAIVSIVALTVVFLILRIPFPLLLGLFIGTLSIFPFGATLASFISALLIAADDPGLGLWLLGSSIVTNQAIDQLITPRLMGKLVGLRPFWILLALLVGAKLGGLIGVIIAVPIASCLKDILQGFPSSVSSSDALPAAPVPSEIHS